The sequence GTAGGGCTTATATAAATGGCAATAGTGAGGCATCAATCGCTCAAATTCTTGTTACAAAAAACCGTACTTTTTTAATAACCAATAACATTGAAGCACAACGTTTGTTAGATGAAGAGCTTCCTGAGGTTATAGAGGTATTAGAATACGATTGGCACGATCCCGGGGGACGAGATAGGTGCATTTATAGTGTCTTGGGGAATAAAAAGTTTATGACCGATGTGCAGTTAAAAAGTCAGATAGCATCGTTAAGATATACTCTCTCCGATGAAGATATTGAGAAATACAGGATAATAGGAAAACTGGCAGGACGAGCAGTAGAAGAGACGTGCCGCCAAATTTTACCTGGCATGAGCGAGTGGGAGATCAGTGCGATATTGTGCAAGAAATGCCTTGATAATGGATTGGAGCCTTTTGTACACCTTGTGGGTACTGATCAGCGCGCAGAAAAATATCGCCACCCGCTGCCTACTGAGAAAAAACTGGATAAATATGCGCTTGTAGCAGTGAACGCCATGAAATATGGTTTATGGGTATCTGCTACGAGATTGGTTTGTTTTGGCAAGGTTCCTGATGATATAAAGAGAAGGTTTGAAGCAGTTGTAAAAGTTGATGCATGCTTTATTGCCAGTACGAGACCAGGTAATACCATCGGGCAGGTATTTAGAAAAGCTATGGA is a genomic window of Caldanaerobius fijiensis DSM 17918 containing:
- a CDS encoding M24 family metallopeptidase; this translates as MSVFSARIDMLRRLINEYSIDGLLITQQVNFSWLTGGRAYINGNSEASIAQILVTKNRTFLITNNIEAQRLLDEELPEVIEVLEYDWHDPGGRDRCIYSVLGNKKFMTDVQLKSQIASLRYTLSDEDIEKYRIIGKLAGRAVEETCRQILPGMSEWEISAILCKKCLDNGLEPFVHLVGTDQRAEKYRHPLPTEKKLDKYALVAVNAMKYGLWVSATRLVCFGKVPDDIKRRFEAVVKVDACFIASTRPGNTIGQVFRKAMEVYESTGYKDQWKYHHQGGLTGYSSREYKASPDMDIIIGVNQAFAWNPSIIGTKSEDTILVHEGENEIITQTGEYPLIEVDYDGHKILRPDILVR